Proteins encoded by one window of Actinocorallia herbida:
- a CDS encoding FAD-dependent oxidoreductase, with product MRAMPYDYDVVIVGSGFGGSVSALRLTEKGYKVAVLEAGRRFTPQSLPKNSWHVRDYLWAPALGLYGVQRVHVLGKVMVMAGAGVGGGSLNYGNTLYEPPAAFFEDRQWAHITDWKEELEPYYEQARRMLGARLNPTDTPADVHLKAAAERMGVAGTFHATPVGVFFGDGRDSDGTAKAEPGAEAPDPYFGGAGPARRACIECGECMTGCRHGAKNTLNENYLYLAEKAGAVIHPLTTVTAIGQDAADGYRIETRPTNRRGKSPGEVFRAGHVVVAAGTYGTQTLLHTMRSRGRLPHVSDRLGRLTRTNSEALVSAQTSPRNYRAGHGANPDFTRGVAITSSVHPNDDTHVEVVRYGRGSNAMGAMAILQVPYSPRVPRFPAWLAHCARHPLTAVRSLSNRRWSERTILGLVMQTHDNSLTTYVKGSGIGGGLLRARQGEGTPNPTQIPEATEIAALLAEEINGFAGSNIGELMGTPMTAHFLGGCVIGADSEHGVIDPYHRLYGYPGVHVVDGSAVSANLGVNPSLTITAQAERAMAFWPNKGDPDTRPRQDEGYRRVRPIPPKRPAVPEGAFGSLRLPFFPVPPVPRKD from the coding sequence ATGCGTGCAATGCCGTACGACTATGACGTCGTCATCGTGGGATCCGGATTCGGAGGCTCGGTCTCCGCACTCCGGCTGACGGAAAAGGGGTACAAGGTCGCCGTCCTCGAGGCGGGCCGCCGCTTCACCCCGCAGAGCCTGCCCAAGAACTCCTGGCACGTGCGCGACTACCTGTGGGCCCCGGCGCTCGGCCTCTACGGAGTCCAGCGCGTCCATGTGCTCGGCAAGGTCATGGTCATGGCGGGAGCGGGCGTCGGCGGGGGCTCGCTGAACTACGGCAACACCCTGTACGAACCGCCCGCGGCCTTCTTCGAGGACCGCCAGTGGGCGCACATCACGGACTGGAAGGAGGAACTGGAGCCGTACTACGAGCAGGCCCGGCGGATGCTGGGCGCCCGCCTCAACCCTACGGACACCCCCGCCGACGTGCACCTCAAGGCGGCGGCCGAGCGGATGGGCGTCGCCGGCACCTTCCACGCCACCCCGGTGGGCGTCTTCTTCGGCGACGGCCGGGACTCCGACGGAACCGCCAAGGCCGAGCCCGGCGCCGAAGCGCCCGACCCGTACTTCGGCGGTGCGGGGCCCGCGCGCCGGGCCTGCATCGAGTGCGGCGAGTGCATGACCGGCTGCCGCCACGGCGCCAAGAACACACTGAACGAGAACTACCTCTACCTCGCCGAGAAGGCGGGCGCCGTCATCCATCCCCTGACGACGGTCACCGCGATCGGCCAGGACGCCGCGGACGGATACCGGATCGAGACCCGTCCCACGAACCGGCGCGGCAAGTCCCCCGGCGAGGTGTTCCGCGCCGGCCACGTCGTCGTCGCGGCGGGCACCTACGGCACCCAGACCCTGCTGCACACCATGCGGAGCCGCGGACGGCTGCCGCACGTCTCCGATCGGCTCGGCAGGCTCACCCGCACCAACTCCGAGGCCCTGGTGAGCGCGCAGACCTCGCCGCGGAACTACCGCGCCGGGCACGGTGCGAACCCGGATTTCACGCGCGGAGTCGCGATCACCTCCTCCGTCCACCCGAACGACGACACCCACGTCGAGGTCGTCCGGTACGGCAGGGGCTCCAACGCCATGGGCGCGATGGCCATCCTCCAGGTGCCCTACAGCCCGCGCGTTCCGCGCTTCCCGGCCTGGCTCGCCCACTGTGCCCGGCATCCGCTGACCGCGGTGCGCTCGCTGTCCAACCGGCGCTGGTCGGAGCGGACCATCCTGGGCCTGGTCATGCAGACCCACGACAACTCCCTGACCACCTACGTCAAGGGCTCGGGGATCGGCGGGGGCCTGCTGAGGGCCCGCCAGGGCGAGGGGACGCCCAACCCCACCCAGATTCCAGAGGCCACGGAGATCGCCGCGCTCCTCGCCGAGGAGATCAACGGCTTCGCCGGCAGCAACATCGGCGAACTCATGGGCACCCCGATGACCGCGCACTTCCTGGGAGGCTGCGTCATCGGCGCGGACTCCGAGCACGGCGTCATCGACCCCTACCACCGCCTGTACGGGTACCCGGGCGTCCATGTCGTCGACGGCTCCGCGGTGTCGGCGAACCTCGGCGTGAACCCGTCCCTCACCATCACCGCGCAGGCCGAGCGCGCCATGGCGTTCTGGCCCAACAAGGGAGACCCGGACACCCGGCCCCGGCAGGACGAGGGCTACCGGCGCGTCCGGCCGATCCCGCCCAAGCGCCCGGCCGTGCCCGAAGGAGCCTTCGGCTCATTGCGGCTTCCCTTCTTCCCGGTCCCGCCGGTACCTCGAAAGGACTGA
- a CDS encoding PucR family transcriptional regulator: protein MPLREFIAGLKASGEPVPPVGDPAFLAAAEAVLGPGPVGWAVAMAEHGFQKVLRAVEEERLETFGPRLAEAIERTALDLLLALHEGVGAFTLNAEERDVITYLAGEDIPFSRIVQGLRLVRGEWILALLQLVELHRPARERGALLREVTQEVTDFFDATVDAVINDYLAERQRLLARRAADQRSIVTSIVADEWVTDDTARQVLGIDLGHHHLGLILWQDGEPSSASGAVPGALERAARNAAVALHCPAPLMVAGDAVLWAWLSSPGPIDDGGLPVDPSVRVAAGLSARGLWGFRRTHLAALDAWRVAVSCAQRPTVTRYRDIALVGLLTSDHERAQWFVDEQLGSLAGDDRLTADLRRTLLSYLDNGGSLIRAAADLHVHRNTVVYRLRRAEQLLGHPASAGTTDLHMALRLAEVLPSRPA from the coding sequence ATGCCGCTCCGTGAGTTCATCGCCGGTCTCAAAGCGTCCGGCGAGCCGGTCCCTCCGGTGGGAGATCCCGCCTTTCTGGCCGCCGCCGAGGCCGTGCTCGGTCCCGGCCCGGTGGGTTGGGCGGTGGCGATGGCCGAGCACGGGTTCCAGAAGGTGCTGCGCGCCGTCGAGGAGGAACGGCTGGAGACCTTCGGGCCCAGGCTCGCCGAGGCCATCGAGCGCACGGCGCTGGACCTCCTTCTGGCCCTGCACGAAGGAGTAGGGGCGTTCACGCTCAACGCGGAGGAGCGGGACGTCATCACCTATCTGGCCGGTGAGGACATTCCGTTCAGCAGGATCGTCCAGGGACTGCGGCTGGTGCGCGGCGAGTGGATTCTGGCACTCCTGCAACTGGTGGAGCTGCACAGACCGGCACGCGAGCGCGGCGCGCTGCTGCGCGAGGTCACCCAAGAGGTGACGGACTTCTTCGACGCCACGGTCGACGCGGTGATCAACGACTATCTGGCCGAACGGCAGAGGCTGCTCGCCCGCCGTGCCGCCGATCAGCGGAGCATCGTCACCTCGATCGTCGCCGACGAGTGGGTCACCGACGACACCGCCCGTCAGGTCCTGGGCATCGACCTCGGCCACCACCACCTGGGCCTGATCCTCTGGCAGGACGGTGAGCCGTCCTCGGCGTCAGGGGCGGTGCCGGGCGCGCTCGAGCGGGCCGCCAGGAACGCGGCGGTGGCGCTGCACTGCCCGGCTCCCCTCATGGTGGCGGGGGACGCCGTCCTGTGGGCCTGGCTCAGTTCGCCGGGACCGATCGACGACGGCGGTCTGCCCGTCGACCCGTCCGTCAGAGTCGCCGCGGGCCTTTCCGCCCGCGGCTTGTGGGGATTCCGCCGGACCCACCTCGCCGCGCTCGACGCCTGGCGTGTCGCGGTCTCCTGCGCACAGCGGCCGACGGTGACCCGCTATCGGGACATCGCGCTCGTCGGACTGCTCACCAGTGACCACGAACGTGCCCAGTGGTTCGTCGACGAGCAGCTCGGTTCCCTTGCCGGGGACGACCGCCTCACCGCCGACCTGCGCCGGACCCTGCTCAGCTATCTCGACAACGGGGGCAGCCTGATCCGGGCCGCCGCGGACCTGCACGTCCACCGCAACACCGTCGTGTACCGGCTGCGCCGGGCGGAGCAGCTGCTGGGGCATCCGGCCTCCGCCGGGACCACGGATCTGCACATGGCGCTGCGGCTGGCGGAGGTCCTCCCGAGCCGGCCCGCATAG
- a CDS encoding carotenoid oxygenase family protein, with product MTHPESSSPSTLNESSAVRPNQFLQGPFAPVGQEITVHDLKVTGTIPTELNGRLLRVGPNPIDPENPATYNWFSGNGMVHGVRLREGRAEWYRNRFVRDDQVVASRGWPEVPGPRQAVPAPRYARNNHGNTNIFAQGGHTFAFMEGGSLPFELSYELETVARSNFEGTLNGAWTGHPHRDPLTGELHGIAYRWDWSYARYLVLDAQGKIRKSVNIPLDGRPIIHDMALSRRYVVFHNGAVQAHAGLQAQGYDFPYAWDFDHRNAWGLLPREGTSDQVVWCETEPTAAFHLLGAFDLPDGRVAVDAISYDRLFHKDFTGPTEAPARLDRFVLDPSTGRSTLERLDDTPSEMPRLDERLIGVDRHRYGYFSSRTKTAADATVSRLLKRDLDKGTSESYAYGPARFGMEAVFVPRTPDSAEDDGWLMTYVSDLADSCAEVVILHAQDLSEPVARVHIPQRVPLGFHGNWVPDEELPS from the coding sequence ATGACCCACCCCGAGTCGTCTTCGCCCTCGACCCTGAACGAGTCCTCCGCCGTACGGCCGAACCAGTTCCTCCAGGGCCCGTTCGCCCCGGTCGGCCAGGAGATCACCGTTCACGACCTGAAGGTCACGGGCACCATCCCCACGGAGCTGAACGGCCGGCTCCTGCGCGTCGGCCCGAACCCGATCGACCCCGAGAACCCGGCGACCTACAACTGGTTCTCGGGCAACGGCATGGTCCACGGCGTCCGCCTGCGCGAAGGCCGGGCCGAGTGGTATCGCAACCGCTTCGTACGCGATGACCAAGTCGTGGCCAGCCGCGGGTGGCCCGAGGTGCCCGGACCCCGTCAGGCGGTGCCCGCTCCCCGGTACGCGCGCAACAACCACGGCAACACCAACATCTTCGCGCAGGGCGGCCACACGTTCGCGTTCATGGAGGGCGGTTCCCTGCCGTTCGAGCTCTCCTACGAACTCGAGACCGTGGCCCGCTCCAACTTCGAGGGCACCCTGAACGGGGCCTGGACCGGCCACCCCCACCGCGATCCGTTGACCGGGGAACTGCACGGCATCGCCTACCGCTGGGATTGGTCCTACGCCCGGTATCTGGTCCTGGACGCCCAGGGCAAGATCCGCAAGTCGGTCAACATCCCGCTGGACGGCCGGCCGATCATCCACGACATGGCCCTCAGCCGGCGCTACGTGGTCTTCCACAACGGCGCCGTCCAGGCGCATGCCGGTCTTCAGGCGCAGGGCTACGACTTCCCGTACGCGTGGGACTTCGACCACCGCAACGCGTGGGGGCTCTTGCCGCGCGAGGGGACGTCCGACCAGGTCGTCTGGTGTGAGACCGAGCCGACCGCGGCGTTCCACCTGCTGGGCGCGTTCGATCTGCCCGACGGCCGGGTCGCGGTCGACGCGATCAGCTACGACCGGCTCTTCCACAAGGACTTCACCGGCCCCACCGAGGCGCCCGCCCGGCTGGACCGGTTCGTCCTCGACCCGTCCACCGGCCGGTCCACGCTAGAACGCCTGGACGACACCCCGTCCGAGATGCCCCGCCTCGACGAGCGGCTCATCGGCGTCGACCGGCACCGCTACGGCTACTTCAGCAGCCGGACCAAGACGGCGGCCGACGCCACGGTGAGCAGGCTGCTCAAGCGGGACCTCGATAAGGGCACCTCCGAGAGCTACGCCTACGGCCCCGCCAGGTTCGGCATGGAGGCGGTCTTCGTCCCCCGGACCCCGGACTCCGCCGAGGACGACGGGTGGCTCATGACCTATGTCTCCGACCTCGCCGACAGCTGTGCCGAGGTCGTCATCCTGCACGCCCAGGACCTGTCCGAGCCGGTCGCCCGCGTGCACATTCCCCAGCGGGTGCCCCTGGGCTTCCACGGCAACTGGGTGCCCGACGAGGAGCTGCCGTCATGA